One window of the Eucalyptus grandis isolate ANBG69807.140 chromosome 6, ASM1654582v1, whole genome shotgun sequence genome contains the following:
- the LOC104451038 gene encoding LOW QUALITY PROTEIN: metal tolerance protein 9 (The sequence of the model RefSeq protein was modified relative to this genomic sequence to represent the inferred CDS: inserted 2 bases in 2 codons): MDAFDHDCSDSSAPSWRLSPTKFRLPPRDHHHHHPSSRFSCRHLLPASTCCVLSTSFSGNFSGESATMSGIDLLLLGPRFCMYGWMDDWKERKLAEYYKKQESLLKGXNEIEAMTESGVXPGSLTEDEMKQLAKSERFAIHISNLANIVLFIAKVYACVESRSLAVIASTMDSFLDLLSGLILWFTANSMRNPNYYHYPIGKKRMQPVGIIIFASVMATLGLQILLESVRDLISQSQPKTDREKEMWMIGIMVSVTAVKFALMVYCRRFKNEIVRAYAQDHLFDVITNSVGLVAAVLSIRYYWWIDPVGAIIIALYTMTTWARTVIENVRALVGRAAPPEFIAKLTYLIWNHCEEIKHIDTVRAYSIGSLYFAEVDIVLPEDMHLKKAHNIGETLQEKLERLPKVERAFVHVDFEFTHRPEHENKVRG, translated from the exons ATGGACGCCTTCGACCACGACTGCAGTGACTCCTCCGCTCCCTCATGGCGTCTCAGCCCCACCAAGTTCCGCCTCCCTCCTcgcgaccaccaccaccaccaccccagCTCTCGCTTCTCCTGCCGCCACCTTCTCCCTGCTTCGA CGTGCTGTGTCCTGTCTACATCATTCTCTGGCAACTTCTCTGGCGAGAGCGCCACCATGTCTGGGATCGACCTACTTTTACTTGGTCCGCGCTTTTGTATGTATGGATGGATGGATGACT GGAAAGAGCGCAAGCTAGCAGAATATTACAAGAAACAGGAAAGCCTTTTGAAGG ACAATGAGATAGAGGCCATGACTGAGTCAGGGG TTCCCGGAAGCCTGACTGAG GATGAAATGAAGCAGCTCGCTAAGAGTGAAAGATTTGCAATCCATATTTCAAACTTGGCAAATATTGTGCTTTTCATAGCAAAGGTCTACGCTTGTGTTGAGAGCCGATCACTGGCAGTCATTGCCTCAACAATGGATTCATTCTTAGATCTACTATCAGGTCTTATTTTGTGGTTCACGGCAAATTCTATGAGGAACCCAAATTATTACCATTACCCCATTGGTAAGAAGCGGATGCAACCAGTG GGTATTATTATCTTTGCCTCCGTGATGGCAACTCTTGGCTTACAAATCCTGTTGGAGTCTGTTCGAGATCTCATCTCCCAG TCACAACCAAAAACTGATCGAGAGAAGGAGATGTGGATGATTGGAATTATGGTTTCTGTTACAGCAGTGAAGTTTGCCCTTATGGTTTATTGTCGAAGATTCAAGAATGAAATTGTCAGAGCATATGCTCAAGATCATCTTTTTGATGTTATAACTAATTCTGTCGGTTTGGTGGCGGCTGTCCTATCTATCCGCTACTATTGGTGGATAGATCCAGTTGGAGCTATAATA ATAGCATTATATACCATGACCACGTGGGCAAGAACGGTGATTGAGAATGTACGGGCGCTTGTTGGAAGAGCGGCCCCACCTGAATTTATAGCAAAGTTGACATATCTCATTTGGAACCACTGTGAAGAGATCAAGCACATTGACACGGTGAGAGCTTACTCTATTGGTTCTCTTTACTTCGCGGAGGTCGACATAGTATTGCCTGAAGACATGCACTTGAAAAAAGCCCACAATATCGGGGAAACACTTCAGGAGAAGCTTGAGCGATTGCCCAAAGTTGAGCGAGCTTTCGTCCATGTTGATTTTGAGTTTACTCACAGGCCAGAGCACGAGAATAAAGTAAGAGGTTGA